One part of the Mariniblastus fucicola genome encodes these proteins:
- a CDS encoding phytoene desaturase family protein translates to MPKDFLKGASDEYDVVVIGSGLGGMTAANILARDGMKVLLLEQHYKLGGLATWFKRPGGHIFDISLHGFPYGMVKSCRRYWSKEIADSIVQLKGVRFDNPMFSLTTTFDRKDFTNLLTSDFGIEEETVSRFFDTARGMNFYDDQDRTTRDLFEEFFPGREDVVRLLMEPIVYANGSTLEDPALTYGIVFSNFMSKGVFVFQGGTDKLVKSMEKELKANGADVRINCDVEKINVKNDAVESVVVNGRTIRCKAVVSNANLRSTIFNMVGEDHFDNSFVDDAKEVRLNNSSTQVYMAMNPDDTVPRETGDLLFSSTAERFETDLLLSRDITSRTFSFYYPDTRPDKKERTLIVSSTNANFSDWNDMSKEEYEASKQDLIETTFDALEKYVPNCRERIAHVEAATPITFEHYTKHISGASFGTKFEGLAVSRKLPEQVTGLYHAGSCGIIMSGWLGTINYGVIVANDVINQITSASMPA, encoded by the coding sequence ATGCCCAAAGACTTTCTAAAAGGAGCCTCGGACGAATACGATGTCGTCGTCATCGGAAGCGGCCTCGGGGGAATGACCGCCGCAAACATTCTTGCCCGTGACGGCATGAAAGTTCTGCTTCTCGAACAGCACTATAAGCTTGGTGGATTGGCGACCTGGTTTAAACGCCCTGGCGGCCACATTTTTGACATTTCTCTGCACGGGTTCCCATACGGGATGGTGAAAAGCTGCCGTCGATATTGGTCCAAAGAGATCGCGGATTCGATCGTGCAACTAAAAGGCGTTCGTTTCGACAATCCGATGTTCTCCTTGACGACGACCTTCGATCGGAAGGACTTTACGAATCTGTTGACCAGTGATTTCGGTATCGAAGAAGAAACCGTTTCGCGATTTTTCGACACCGCGCGCGGGATGAACTTTTACGACGACCAGGATCGTACGACGCGAGACCTGTTCGAGGAATTCTTCCCAGGCCGCGAGGACGTGGTTCGCTTGCTGATGGAGCCCATCGTCTACGCAAACGGTTCGACGCTCGAAGACCCGGCGCTAACTTATGGCATCGTGTTTTCCAACTTCATGTCCAAAGGCGTCTTTGTCTTTCAGGGCGGCACGGACAAACTGGTCAAGTCCATGGAGAAAGAACTCAAGGCCAATGGCGCGGATGTTCGCATCAACTGCGACGTCGAAAAGATCAACGTCAAAAACGATGCCGTCGAATCGGTGGTCGTCAATGGACGCACAATCAGGTGCAAGGCGGTCGTTTCCAACGCGAACTTGCGGTCGACGATTTTCAACATGGTTGGCGAAGACCATTTCGACAATTCTTTTGTCGACGACGCCAAAGAAGTGCGGCTGAACAATTCCAGCACGCAGGTTTATATGGCGATGAATCCGGACGACACCGTTCCGCGGGAGACAGGCGATCTGCTGTTTTCCAGCACAGCGGAACGATTCGAAACGGATTTGTTGCTCAGTCGCGACATCACCAGTCGTACTTTCTCGTTCTACTATCCCGACACGCGTCCGGACAAGAAAGAGCGTACGTTGATCGTTTCCAGCACCAATGCGAATTTCTCGGACTGGAACGACATGAGCAAAGAAGAATACGAAGCCAGCAAGCAGGATTTGATCGAGACGACTTTCGACGCCCTGGAAAAGTATGTGCCGAATTGCCGCGAGCGAATCGCGCACGTCGAAGCTGCTACGCCGATCACATTTGAACACTACACGAAACACATCAGCGGAGCATCGTTCGGTACCAAATTCGAAGGCCTCGCGGTCAGTCGCAAGTTGCCCGAACAGGTCACCGGTCTGTATCACGCTGGAAGCTGTGGCATCATCATGTCCGGCTGGTTGGGCACGATCAACTACGGTGTGATCGTCGCCAATGATGTCATCAACCAAATTACCAGTGCTTCGATGCCGGCTTAA
- a CDS encoding aldose epimerase family protein produces the protein MMIGSSVASGQVEDFDSIKLYTLKNASGVTVKATNYGAIITSIVVPDRDGKMADVALGYNRVEDYINAVDKPYFGAVVGRYGNRIANGEFEINGETYSLLKNNGANHLHGGAMGFDKVVWTVENYDESKSLKLSYLAKDLEEGYPGNLKVTVTYTLDDANALTVDYSATTDKATPVNVTQHTYFNFKGEGQGTFLDHELMLNAKQMTPVDEGLIPTGELLDVDGTALSFLTMRPIKNQINDRHEQLKYGGGFDHNWVLDKDGKEGQLTLAAKVHEPESGRMMEVHTTEPGIQFYSGNFLDGRLKGKSGKTYLHRGGFCLETQHFPDSPNQPSFPSTILQPGESYQSQTVFKFSAK, from the coding sequence ATGATGATTGGTAGTAGCGTTGCCTCAGGGCAAGTCGAGGACTTCGATTCGATCAAACTCTATACGCTGAAAAACGCTTCCGGTGTCACCGTGAAGGCGACCAATTACGGTGCGATTATCACTTCGATTGTTGTGCCCGACCGCGACGGGAAAATGGCAGACGTCGCCTTAGGCTACAACCGCGTCGAGGACTACATCAACGCCGTCGACAAACCGTACTTCGGCGCCGTCGTCGGTCGCTACGGAAACCGTATCGCCAATGGTGAGTTTGAGATCAATGGCGAAACTTATTCCTTGCTGAAAAACAATGGAGCCAACCATCTTCATGGCGGAGCGATGGGTTTTGACAAAGTCGTCTGGACGGTTGAGAACTACGACGAGAGCAAGTCACTCAAGCTTTCCTATTTGGCGAAGGACCTTGAAGAAGGCTATCCGGGAAATCTGAAAGTCACCGTCACATATACGCTCGACGATGCGAATGCGCTGACTGTCGATTACTCGGCAACGACAGACAAAGCGACGCCGGTAAACGTAACGCAACACACGTACTTCAATTTTAAAGGCGAAGGGCAGGGCACGTTTCTCGATCACGAACTAATGCTCAATGCAAAACAGATGACGCCGGTCGATGAAGGTCTGATCCCGACCGGAGAGCTGTTGGACGTGGACGGAACGGCACTCAGCTTCCTGACGATGCGTCCGATCAAGAACCAGATCAACGACCGGCATGAACAGCTGAAGTACGGCGGCGGTTTTGATCACAACTGGGTGTTGGACAAAGACGGCAAAGAGGGCCAACTGACTCTTGCGGCCAAAGTCCACGAACCGGAATCGGGTCGTATGATGGAAGTCCACACGACGGAGCCCGGCATCCAGTTCTACAGCGGAAATTTTCTTGACGGGCGTTTGAAAGGCAAGTCTGGCAAGACTTACTTGCACCGCGGTGGTTTCTGCCTGGAGACACAGCACTTCCCCGACAGCCCGAACCAACCCA